Proteins from a genomic interval of Solea solea chromosome 10, fSolSol10.1, whole genome shotgun sequence:
- the ednraa gene encoding endothelin receptor type Aa, producing the protein MGTAAVHVLVLMVCMAASGMCQINRAPAEKDPGFLVRSTLQSVGTYSTISPNTRPGPHLQAPGADSQAVGSGSANESVVKRPVPPPMCVQRTTIKDYFKYINTTISIVVFAVGLIGNATLLRIIYRHKCMRNGPNALIASLALGDLIYIFIDIPINVYKLLASRWPFDDSVFGLCLCKLVPFLQKASVGITVLNLCALSVDRYRAVASWSRVQGVGVPLFTVIEILSIWVLSLILAVPEAIGFDIITFNYNNQTIRTCMLNPKTDFMMFYRDAKDWWLFGFYFCVPLACTAIFYTLMTSEMLNHRNGSLRIALSEHLKQRREVAKAVFCLVLIFALCWFPLHLSRILKKMVYYQNDKMRCELLSFLLVLDYLGINLATINSCINPIVLYIVSKKFKNCFKSCLCCWCYSDNQISSIGPMNGTSIQCKSPEPNNLCSDRSIRKDSN; encoded by the exons ATGGGCACCGCAGCTGTACATGTGTTGGTGCTAATGGTCTGTATGGCAGCCAGCGGAATGTGCCAGATAAACAGAGCTCCAGCCGAGAAGGACCCGGGCTTTCTCGTCCGCTCCACCCTCCAGTCTGTGGGTACCTACAGCACCATCAGTCCAAACACTAGGCCCGGCCCCCACCTGCAGGCCCCAGGGGCTGATTCACAGGCTGTTGGATCTGGATCTGCAAACGAAAGTGTTGTAAAGAGGCCAGTGCCACCCCCGATGTGTGTGCAAAGGACTACTATTAAGGACTATTTTAAGTACATCAACACCACAATCTCTATTGTGGTGTTTGCGGTCGGCCTTATTGGCAACGCCACGCTGCTGAGGATCATATACCGACATAAGTGCATGAGGAACGGGCCCAATGCCCTGATCGCCAGCCTGGCACTGGGTGACCTCATCTACATTTTCATCGATATACCAATCAATGTGTACAAG CTCCTGGCGTCACGCTGGCCATTTGACGACAGCGTTTTTGGCCTGTGTCTGTGTAAGCTGGTGCCCTTCCTGCAGAAAGCCTCTGTGGGCATCACTGTCCTCAATCTGTGCGCCCTCAGCGTGGACAG GTACAGGGCCGTTGCATCCTGGAGCAGAGTGCAGGGAGTGGGTGTTCCTCTGTTTACCGTCATTGAAATTTTGTCTATTTGGGTGCTGTCACTCATCCTGGCAGTACCGGAGGCTATTGGCTTCGACATTATCACCTTCAACTACAACAACCAAACCATACGCACCTGTATGCTCAACCCCAAAACTGACTTCATGATG TTCTACAGGGATGCAAAGGACTGGTGGCTGTTTGGCTTCTACTTTTGTGTGCCACTTGCCTGCACTGCCATCTTTTACACTCTGATGACAAGCGAGATGCTCAACCACAGGAACGGCAGCCTTCGGATAGCACTCAGTGAGCACCTCAAACAG aGGAGGGAAGTGGCCAAAGCTGTCTTCTGCCTTGTCCTCATctttgccctctgctggttcCCACTGCACCTGAGCAGAATCCTCAAGAAAATGGTTTACTACCAGAATGACAAGATGCGCTGTGAGCTACTCAG tttcctgttggtcCTGGATTACCTCGGTATCAACCTCGCTACAATCAACTCCTGCATAAACCCTATTGTCCTCTACATTGTGAGCAAGAAGTTCAAAAACTGCTTCAAG TCAtgtctgtgctgctggtgtTACTCTGACAACCAAATAAGCAGCATCGGACCCATGAACGGAACCAGTATCCAGTGCAAAAGCCCCGAGCCCAACAACCTGTGCAGCGACCGCAGCATCAGGAAGGACAGCAACTGA